TGGAACGCATTGAGCAGAATCAGATCGATCCGAGCTACATCATCTCCCACCGAATCACTCTCGATCAGGCTCCCGACATGTATAAGGTCTGGCGCGACAAGAAAGAGAACGTTACGAAGATCGTGATCGATCCCTGGGCATGAGTCTCGCGGCCATAAACGAGACAGTGGACTCGGAGTTCATTCTCGTGCTCTCAAACGAGCGTCGTCTGGCCGCAAAGTACGAAGCCGACTTTCAAACGCAGTATCAACTTATGCAGTTCAACCTATAGGAGGTTTGAAATGATCATTCTGCTCATTGTCTTGATTCTGGTATTTGGCTTCGGCGGATATCGCATGGGTCCCGGACTGGGATACTACGGCGGCGGTGGCCTCAGCCTCATTCTGACGATCGTTCTGATCTTGCTTCTGCTGAAGGTGGTTTAAGAGCTGAAGCTCTCACTGTATGACGGCAAGTCAGCCGGACGAGACTCTTGCGATCACCGTTATCCCTCGCGACCCCGGAGAATACCCCGGGGTTCTTGCGTTGGCTCGAAGTCCCGCTCGCAGTGCTGGAGACTCCTTCGGCTGCCTCCGATTCAAATTCTGATGGGTAGAGTGTTCTTTCTATCGCCTGGCCATTCAGCAGGATGGGAACGCCCCGTGCATCATCGCGCTTCTTCGTTCGATCTACTGAACCGGTCCGTGAGATTCTGAGAATTCTGCGGCAGAACGAGGCTGAACGTTGTCCCGCAATACTTCCCGCCCGTTGAGGAGCGAACCTGCAACCTAGCATGATGCTTCTCAACGATTCCTCGCGAGATCCAAAGGCCAAGACCGGTTCCGTTGATCCCCTTGGTCGTGAAGAACGCATCAAAGATCTTCTCTAGTGTCTCCTTGCTCATGCCATGCCCGGTGTCCGAGATGGTGATTCGGACCGCAGCTTCCCCGGTACGCCAGAG
Above is a genomic segment from Granulicella cerasi containing:
- a CDS encoding DUF3309 family protein, with the translated sequence MIILLIVLILVFGFGGYRMGPGLGYYGGGGLSLILTIVLILLLLKVV